GACTGTACCCTACATTTTCTCCATTGATCCACAGACGCATGGCGGACTTTACAGCGCCAAAATGGATCAATATACGCTGATCAGACCAATAGGTGGGAACGCGGAATGTTTTTCGATAGCATCCGACAGGATTATAATCATGCGGTATGGAAGGTGGATTCGGATCCTCTGTCCATTCATAGCGCGTGTTCACATAAATCGGAACGCCATACCCCTCAAACTCCCAGTTCGAAGGTACATTAATTACGTCCCAACTGCTGACATCGAATGTGTCCTGAAAAAAGTTGTTCGGATGTTCACCGGGGTTTCTAAACCACTTGAACTTCCATTCTCCACTCAGGGATTGATAATACGAAGACTCTGTCCGGTCCCGCTCCAGAACCGATTCAAAGTATGGAAATGATATCATGGTCGCGTGTGGCTCAAGCTTGTTTCGATGGATAACCTGTGGATTTTCCCAGTCCACAGGCTGCGCTTTTACCATCCCGATAAAAACGATGCACAACAAAATTGCTGCAAATACAATAGCTGACTTCATGGCTGTACCCCATTGTTTTATTACGGGTTCAGGTAATAAGTTGTTACAAAATGTATACCAATACACCTTTATATTTGCCACCTCATGCATATATTACCCTGATAATAGACTCGACGCTTCTGTAACTGGCGCTGTTTTATAACAGATTTGGACGCGATTCCGCCGCCTGAGCGCATAGAAGACAGATACATCAATTGAACAACCTGTCTTGCATGCCACAGCGTTCACCGTAATCTGAAAAAATTTGGTTTTTTGATAACTCGAAAAAGGCTGGAGACTATCCGGAATGATCATTCTAATTATATTGCATACTGTTCGAAAGGCAACAAAAGGAACAATGCGTTTACGTTTCCAATACTCAGTTTTCAAGAATAGCCAAACAGTCGGTACCATGCGCTTCTCAGGGTTGCGTAATTCTGGATCTGGTTGTATACAAACACAAACTATTTTATTGTTTCCGATCTATCTCAATATCATGCAATTTTCGACGCAGGATTTTACCCGTACTGTCTTTAGGCAATGAATCCATAAATTCTACACGGCGCGGTATTTTTAACCGACCGGGGATAAACGTTAATTCCTGTCACAATAATCAAATCTTTCGCCCGGTCTACAATATATAAGCATTTGTCATTGTCTTTTTTGGCGAGATCACCGGTTCTGAACCAGCCACTCTGAAAAAAGTTTCGAGTCTTGTCGGGACGACATCGGTACCCTTTCATTACGGTCTCCCCGTTAACACAAAGTTTTTTCCGGCAAACAGTACTGCGGTTTTATCTGGGGTGTTTTGACTGGTTCGAATGAGAAGATCTGCAACCGAAGAATACATTGAGGACTCCTTCAAATGACGAAATACACACATTTGAATATAGTTAACGCAAGTCATTATCGCAAGTATAAATAACAGGATCACATTCGAAAATAAAAAAAATTATATTTGGATATCTTAAAATGAATGCGTTCATTTATACATCACACGATCAAGAGAGGATCATGAAAGGCACCGTTTACGGGATTGCAGCATATACACTCTGGGGCCTGTTTCCGATGTACTGGAAGCTTTTGGACCAGGTGTCTCCCATTGAAATTCTGGGACACCGTATCGTTTGGTCGTTTGTATTATTGCTGATCCTTTTACGGCTCCTCAAATATACCATCATACCTCCACAATTCAAACAAAATCCCAAAACTCTCAGGGTATCCTTCCTTGCCTCTGTTTTACTGGCTGGCAATTGGCTGACCTTTATTTTTGCCGTCACTTCAGGATATATTGTAGAGGCCAGTCTCGGATATTTTATTAATCCCCTGTTCAGCATCATTTTGGGGATGCTGTTTTTACATGAACGCCCCAGAAGCGGACAATGGTTTGCTATTGCTTTGGCCATCGCGGGTGTCCTCTATCTGACATTCATGTACGGCTCGTTTCCCTGGATTGCCCTGACTCTGACTTTTACATTTGGTGTGTATGGACTGCTGCGGAAAACCATGGCTCTAAATTCCCTGCAGGGTTTGTTCGTTGAAACCGGACTCTTGAGTCTGCCGGCTGTCCTGCTACTGCTGTTTCTGGAGTCTAAAAGTATTCTTCAGTTCGGGCAAGCTTCGCTGTCGACGCATCTTTTACTGATCACAGCAGGTGTCGTGACAGCCACGCCCCTGTTGTTGTTTGCCGGATCCGCACGGCGTGTCCCCTTGACCCACCTGGGCTTTCTACAGTATCTGGCTCCCACTTTGCAGTTCCTGTTGGGTATTTTTCTTTATCACGAACCGTTTTCACAGGAACGTTTGACAGGTTTCAGTCTGATCTGGCTGGCCATACTCGTGTATATGTTAGAAGGAGCCCGGAGCCGACAGCGCCGCAAACAATCAGCAGATGCTAATTGTTATGAATAATAATATAATCCATGGTATTAACCACTCCATCCATATTTATATCCGGAGCCAGGTAACCGGCCTCGGCGTTTTGCGCACTCGAATACCATAAAATAAAATCACTGTCATCAATCAAATCATCCCGGTTAATATCCCCGCCTCTGACAGCTAAATGGCCGCTCGACAGCTGCTTTACAAACTCTTGTTCATAATACTGAGAAAGACCTAAAGTAAAATCATATTCCGTCACCGTACTTGAAGAGAACGTCACCGCCTGCGCGCTGATGGCCGGCATATGATTACGGTGCTGTATTTTCACATGATAATCGCCGTCCGCCACACCCGATAAACTGACATAACTGCTGTCATTCGTCTCTGAAATCAAATATCCGCCCGTTGACAATAGAAAACTTTTGGAAAACAGCGCCGTTCCTTCCGGCGCGTCCATAAGCTCAAGCAAAACCCAGTCTACAGCCGAATCCGGAACGGTGTTCACCTGCCGGGGCGCTTGCAAATAGGGAGAGGTATTTAAAACAAATCCCTGTTGAATCAATAAAGTATGCATTTGACCTGCGGCTTTATCAAAAGGTCCTTCCAGATAGAGACGAAAACGGGCAACCGGCGGCGAAATAACCTCGAGCAGCAACACAGCATCATATGGAAATGGAGTGTCAAGTTGGTACACGGTGTTGCTATTGAACAAACCGGCAAAAACAGAGGTGTCGGCTTTGGGATCGTA
This genomic window from candidate division KSB1 bacterium contains:
- the rarD gene encoding EamA family transporter RarD; this encodes MKGTVYGIAAYTLWGLFPMYWKLLDQVSPIEILGHRIVWSFVLLLILLRLLKYTIIPPQFKQNPKTLRVSFLASVLLAGNWLTFIFAVTSGYIVEASLGYFINPLFSIILGMLFLHERPRSGQWFAIALAIAGVLYLTFMYGSFPWIALTLTFTFGVYGLLRKTMALNSLQGLFVETGLLSLPAVLLLLFLESKSILQFGQASLSTHLLLITAGVVTATPLLLFAGSARRVPLTHLGFLQYLAPTLQFLLGIFLYHEPFSQERLTGFSLIWLAILVYMLEGARSRQRRKQSADANCYE